In Colletotrichum higginsianum IMI 349063 chromosome 3, whole genome shotgun sequence, a genomic segment contains:
- a CDS encoding NAD-dependent epimerase/dehydratase encodes MGDASILHMPTALIFGGNGKTARELTKILRDAETPHTIFSVIRNPDQIPDLQAIGAKPIVQDIATGSEADFIKIIQGTRPDVVVWAASGKDPKSAEAVDRDGAIRVMDALSKADVPARRYVVISALDIRDRENRPVPDWYTDADEKLSDRMWGIIGPILRAKLAADTELRVGNATRRLDYTIVRPGGLSEGPGTGKIRAGKVGTIGMIPREDVAGVIYAAIQNKKTYGLAFDILGPKDDSLTIQEAVSQVARDHEDTFEGYY; translated from the coding sequence ATGGGAGACGCCTCCATCCTCCACATGCCAACCGCCCTCATTTTCGGGGGCAACGGCAAAACCGCCCGCGAGTTGACCAAGATCCTCCGAGACGCCGAAACCCCGCACACCATCTTCAGCGTCATCCGCAACCCGGACCAGATCCCAGACCTCCAGGCCATCGGCGCGAAGCCCATCGTCCAGGACATCGCCACCGGCTCCGAGGCGGACTTCATCAAGATCATCCAAGGCACCCGGCCCGACGTCGTCGTGTGGGCCGCCAGCGGCAAGGACCCCAAgtccgccgaggccgtggaCCGGGACGGCGCCATCCGCGTCATGGATGCCCTGTCTAAGGCCGACGTCCCGGCCCGACGCTACGTCGTCATCAGCGCCCTGGACATCCGCGACCGGGAGAACAGGCCCGTGCCGGACTGGtacaccgacgccgacgagaagctcaGCGACCGCATGTGGGGTATCATCGGTCCCATCCTGCGGGCGAAACTAGCGGCCGACACGGAGCTGAGGGTGGGGAACGCAACCCGCCGGCTCGACTACACCATCGTGAGACCGGGTGGTCTGAGTGAAGGGCCGGGCACGGGCAAGATCCGCGCAGGCAAGGTGGGCACTATCGGCATGATCCCCCGAGAAGACGTCGCGGGGGTCATCTACGCGGCGATCCAGAACAAGAAGACGTATGGCCTGGCATTTGACATCCTTGGACCCAAGGACGACAGCCTGACGATTCAGGAGGCTGTTTCACAGGTGGCAAGAGATCACGAGGACACCTTCGAAGGGTACTACTAG
- a CDS encoding Methyltransferase domain-containing protein, translating to MSAANNTANAPPAVSPTAPGTNHPSFSNGDGDIIVADDFTDDDNASTNGSSLASSSTSVSSSVLSYRLENGRTYHKYKDGKYFMPNDERENDRLGKMVQKLPGKHMLIEERGVDLQHNMFIRSFNDRLGTAPPNDPGAKVGRVLDLGTGSGIWAIDFGDDNPGADVTGVDLSASQPEFVPPNVRFEIDDVEEPWTYSLPFDYIHSRMMTFSIGNWDAYLQQAFDHLNPGGYLELNETDQMPVSDDGTLKEDSALVKSIKMLEEAAIIFGRPFTDIPGLKDKMIQIGFEDVHIQRFKWPTNGWPKERKYKELGLWNYENFAPGWEAFTMAPLTRALGWTKEEVLIHVMEVRRDLADRNIHAYFSIYSIWGRKPKETPEATGATETPAT from the exons ATGTCCGCGGCAAACAACACCGCGAATGCCCCACCGGCGGTTTCGCCGACCGCACCTGGAACCAACCACCCCAGTTTCTCCAATGGTGACGGGGACATTATTGTTGCAGATGAT ttcaccgacgacgacaacgctTCTACCAATGGC TCAAGCCTTGCTTCTTCCAGCACGAGCGTTAGCAGCTCGGTTCTTAGCTACCGGCTCGAAAACGGTCGGACCTATCACAAGTACAAAGATGGCA AATACTTCATGCCCAACGACGAAAGAGAAAACGATAGACTCGGTAAGATGGTTCAAAAACTGCCTGGAAAGCATATGCTGATTGAAGAACGGGGTGTAGACCTCCAACACAACATGTTCATTCGCTCATTCAACGATCGGCTGGGAACTGCCCCTCCTAATGATCCCGGCGCCAAAGTCGGGCGCGTTCTTGATCTCGGTACCGGCTCCGGCATCTGGGCCATCGACTTTGGGGACGACAATCCTGGAGCCGAT GTCACTGGAGTAGACTTGTCCGCCTCTCAGCCGGAATT CGTACCTCCAAACGTCCGTTTCGAAATCGACGATGTCGAAGAGCCTTGGACATACTCACTTCCGTTTGACTACATTCACAGTCGAATGATGACTTTCAGCATTGGCAACTGGGATGCGTATCTTCAGCAAGCCTTTGA TCATCTCAACCCTGGTGGTTACCTTGAGCTCAACGAGACGGACCAAATGCCAGTGTCTGACGACGGCACGCTAAAAGAAGATTCTGCGCTTGTCAAGAGCATCAAAATGCTGGAGGAGGCTGCAATCATCTTCGGTCGTCCCTTTACGGACATTCCAGGCCTCAAGGACAAGATGATCCAGATCGGGTTCGAAGACGTACATATCCAGCGCTTCAAATGGCCTACTAACGGATGGCCGAAAGAGCGTAAGTACAAGGAACTTGGTCTCTGGAATTATGAGAACTTTGCGCCGGGTTGGGAGGCGTTCACGATGGCACCTCTGACCAGAGCCCTCGGTTGGACAAAAGAAGAGGTTCTTATCCACGTCATGGAAGTCCGCAGGGATCTGGCCGACCGAAACATCCATGCGTACTTCTCAAT TTACTCTATTTGGGGAAGGAAGCCCAAGGAAACCCCCGAGGCAACGGGTGCCACTGAGACACCGGCAACTTGA